A single Paenibacillus kribbensis DNA region contains:
- a CDS encoding class I SAM-dependent methyltransferase encodes MCSEPFTHHGNPEAYNDKLGFVAKLEEGVLSLLQPQRGERILDVGCGNGDLTAKMAAAGAIPTGIDLSDEMVRRARQKYPELHFQVENACHYRTDAPFDAVFSNAALHWIKDAAAVARSIWLALREEGRFVAEFAGSGNVAVLTAAIKEELEAHGYAWEGRSPWYFPTIGEYTSLLEQIGFRVTLAQHFDRPTPLKGDAGLRSWLDGFADYFFPDVTSTDKVLIYRAIEAKVKPHLVQGGQWTVDTSRLRIVAIKKTA; translated from the coding sequence ATGTGTAGCGAACCCTTTACCCATCACGGAAACCCGGAAGCGTATAATGATAAGTTGGGTTTTGTCGCCAAGTTAGAAGAGGGTGTCTTATCCTTGCTGCAGCCTCAACGCGGAGAGCGAATCCTGGACGTAGGCTGCGGGAATGGAGATTTGACCGCCAAGATGGCAGCCGCCGGAGCGATTCCCACAGGTATTGATCTGTCTGATGAGATGGTGAGACGGGCCAGACAGAAGTACCCTGAACTACATTTTCAGGTAGAAAATGCTTGTCATTACCGAACGGATGCCCCCTTTGACGCTGTGTTTTCCAATGCAGCTTTGCACTGGATCAAGGATGCTGCGGCTGTCGCCCGCTCCATCTGGCTGGCCCTTCGGGAGGAAGGACGATTCGTAGCCGAATTCGCAGGCAGCGGTAATGTCGCCGTACTGACTGCTGCTATAAAAGAGGAGCTGGAGGCACATGGTTATGCGTGGGAGGGCCGAAGTCCGTGGTATTTTCCCACCATTGGTGAATACACCAGTTTGCTGGAGCAGATTGGTTTCCGCGTTACGTTGGCTCAGCACTTTGATAGGCCCACTCCGCTCAAGGGCGATGCAGGGCTTCGCAGCTGGCTTGACGGGTTTGCCGATTATTTCTTCCCGGACGTCACATCCACAGACAAAGTGCTGATCTACCGCGCCATCGAGGCAAAGGTTAAGCCGCATCTGGTGCAGGGAGGACAATGGACAGTAGACACAAGTCGATTGCGTATCGTCGCCATCAAGAAAACCGCTTAG
- a CDS encoding beta-glucoside-specific PTS transporter subunit IIABC, with protein sequence MDNRKLAEDIIKYVGGKENIDHLEHCVTRLRFMLKDNATAQTDKIKNLDGVMTAIISGGQYQVVIGNKVKDVYSEVMNQLGAHFTTEESNTAGSDKKKNAFNRLIDVIVGIISPIIGVMASAGIIKGFLALFTALHWLAQTDGTYILLNALGDSLFYFLPVLIGFSAGKKFGANPFITAVLGAALVYPNIVTAYNAGSSLSFVGIPVVLANYTSSLFPIIFAAWMAAKIEKWFERKLPASLKMIFVPLFTILITGILAFLIVGPVLSAFSDGLAKVTMAIYNLSPVVAGIILGGFWQIIVIFGLHYAFIPVLINNITTLHYDPVNAILNVTVLAQVGAALGVFLKAKSKKVRSIAGPAALSAAMGVTEPAIYGISLPMKKPFVMAGIAGAMGGGITAAMGARMYGFGGSGMFAAPLFINPKGIDVSFYAFLTSSATALVVATILTYLFGYKNQPEPAADKVAEPVEESSGTSDLHINDTKTVYNPVQGMLIPLSEVKDEAFSSGAMGKGFAIIPRDNKVYAPFDGTIVTVANSKHALALLSTDGVELLIHIGINTVKLKGAPFDIKVKENDRVKKGLLLAEVDFAMIVESNYDVTIPIIVTNSFDHQLIELQAAENQEVQTGDPVLSIR encoded by the coding sequence ATGGACAATCGCAAACTCGCCGAAGATATTATCAAGTATGTTGGCGGTAAAGAAAATATTGATCATTTGGAGCATTGCGTTACCCGTTTAAGATTTATGCTGAAAGACAATGCCACTGCCCAAACGGACAAAATTAAGAATCTGGACGGGGTGATGACAGCGATCATCAGCGGGGGACAATATCAGGTCGTCATTGGCAACAAAGTAAAAGACGTTTATTCAGAGGTTATGAATCAGTTGGGCGCTCATTTTACGACCGAAGAATCCAACACAGCGGGATCGGACAAGAAAAAAAATGCGTTTAATCGTCTTATTGATGTGATCGTCGGTATTATTTCACCAATTATTGGGGTCATGGCCTCAGCGGGGATTATTAAGGGCTTTCTCGCTCTTTTTACCGCTTTACATTGGCTTGCGCAGACAGACGGTACCTACATCTTGCTCAATGCACTTGGAGATAGCTTGTTTTATTTTCTTCCGGTTTTGATTGGGTTTTCTGCAGGCAAAAAGTTTGGTGCCAATCCTTTCATTACGGCTGTACTTGGAGCAGCACTGGTATATCCCAACATTGTTACCGCTTATAATGCCGGGAGTAGCCTAAGCTTTGTGGGCATTCCCGTCGTTCTGGCCAATTATACATCGTCCTTATTTCCGATTATTTTTGCAGCTTGGATGGCCGCGAAAATTGAAAAGTGGTTTGAACGAAAACTACCTGCTTCACTCAAAATGATATTTGTTCCGCTATTCACTATTCTCATTACGGGAATACTGGCATTCCTGATCGTGGGTCCTGTACTGTCTGCATTCAGTGATGGTCTTGCAAAGGTCACCATGGCTATCTATAACCTTAGCCCTGTGGTCGCAGGCATCATTCTGGGCGGATTTTGGCAGATCATCGTCATTTTCGGACTTCATTATGCCTTTATACCGGTTCTGATTAATAATATCACTACACTGCATTACGATCCCGTAAATGCGATTTTGAACGTTACCGTTCTAGCGCAAGTCGGAGCAGCATTGGGTGTATTTCTCAAAGCCAAAAGCAAAAAAGTCCGCAGCATCGCAGGGCCTGCCGCTTTATCAGCAGCCATGGGTGTCACGGAACCAGCGATATATGGTATTTCCTTGCCCATGAAAAAGCCTTTTGTTATGGCGGGAATAGCGGGAGCCATGGGCGGAGGTATAACTGCAGCTATGGGAGCCAGGATGTATGGGTTCGGAGGCTCAGGGATGTTTGCGGCTCCGCTGTTTATCAATCCAAAAGGAATTGATGTGAGCTTCTACGCCTTCTTGACCTCCAGTGCGACAGCCTTGGTGGTCGCTACCATACTGACTTATCTGTTTGGTTACAAAAACCAGCCAGAGCCGGCGGCAGATAAAGTAGCCGAGCCTGTAGAGGAGAGTTCCGGCACAAGTGATTTGCACATTAATGATACGAAGACGGTTTACAATCCTGTTCAAGGTATGCTTATTCCGCTCTCTGAAGTCAAAGATGAGGCCTTCTCTAGCGGCGCGATGGGTAAAGGTTTTGCGATCATTCCGAGAGACAACAAAGTATACGCTCCCTTCGACGGGACTATTGTAACAGTCGCTAATTCCAAACATGCCTTGGCGCTTTTATCCACGGACGGTGTGGAACTGCTTATTCATATCGGAATTAACACGGTCAAACTAAAAGGCGCTCCGTTTGATATTAAAGTGAAGGAAAATGATAGGGTCAAAAAGGGGCTGTTATTGGCAGAAGTAGATTTTGCCATGATTGTGGAGAGCAACTATGATGTCACTATACCCATCATTGTCACCAATAGCTTTGATCATCAACTCATTGAACTCCAGGCTGCTGAAAACCAGGAAGTTCAAACTGGAGATCCTGTTCTCAGCATTCGATAA
- a CDS encoding carbohydrate ABC transporter permease has translation MKQKDGKWFYIFISPWLIGFVGLTLGPILFSIYMSFTNWDLFQSPSFIGLDNYKTLLTDDPLFWKSVGNTFFYALISIPLGMAISLCIAYYLNKKIKGITFFRILFYLPSVVPVVASSLLFVHLLAPSKGLINKALALLGIQGPAWLLDPNWVKPALILMSLWGVGGGVVLLLAGMKGIPQELYEAAAIDGAQSTQSFFHITFPMLTPVIFFNLVTGIIGALQTFAQVFIVTSGGPDNASQMVVPYLFQNAFQFYKMGYASAIAWVLFIMIMVLTLLIFRSSALWVHYEEGKTNE, from the coding sequence GTGAAGCAAAAGGACGGCAAATGGTTCTATATCTTCATCTCGCCTTGGCTGATCGGGTTCGTCGGGCTGACACTGGGGCCGATCCTGTTCTCGATTTATATGAGTTTCACCAACTGGGATTTGTTCCAGTCCCCGTCATTCATCGGATTGGACAATTACAAGACCTTGCTGACCGATGATCCGCTGTTCTGGAAGTCGGTGGGCAACACCTTCTTTTACGCGTTGATCTCCATACCACTGGGCATGGCAATTTCGCTATGTATTGCCTATTACCTGAACAAGAAGATCAAGGGTATTACCTTCTTCCGGATTCTGTTCTATCTGCCTTCTGTCGTTCCGGTAGTGGCCAGCTCACTGCTGTTCGTGCACCTGCTAGCACCGAGCAAAGGACTGATTAACAAAGCACTGGCCTTACTTGGTATTCAGGGGCCAGCTTGGCTGCTTGATCCCAACTGGGTGAAGCCCGCCTTGATCCTGATGTCCCTGTGGGGCGTCGGGGGAGGTGTCGTGCTGCTGCTGGCCGGGATGAAGGGAATTCCTCAGGAACTATACGAGGCAGCTGCCATCGACGGAGCGCAAAGCACGCAGTCTTTTTTCCACATTACCTTTCCGATGCTGACGCCCGTCATTTTCTTCAACCTGGTGACCGGCATCATTGGAGCATTGCAGACCTTCGCGCAGGTATTTATCGTCACTTCCGGGGGACCGGACAATGCGAGCCAGATGGTCGTGCCCTACCTGTTCCAGAATGCGTTCCAGTTCTACAAGATGGGCTATGCTTCCGCGATTGCATGGGTGCTGTTCATCATGATCATGGTATTAACCCTACTCATCTTCCGGTCATCGGCGTTATGGGTGCACTACGAGGAGGGAAAAACAAATGAGTAA
- a CDS encoding glycosylhydrolase-like jelly roll fold domain-containing protein, with protein MKRLTDVLENKQDNYIFPLFWIHGEEEEILREAVGKVQDAGIQALCVESRPHPDFVGELWWRDMDIIMDEARNRGMKVWLLDDSHFPTGYANGKIVSEYPQHAKKYLKIHQLDFVGPLKDSSFLVKWGSPGNRMSLDLKPVPIQDEILGIVAARRTGENSVDPLTLQDVTSFEKNGVLYWDIPEGDWRIFIMLQTVHGGEPHTDGYLNPLDPEAVKVLIEEVYEPHYQHYKHDFGKTFAGFFSDEPRFGNMHGAFGAIGRAEMVFPWKEGLLEKFTPEERLQLPLLSTVEGQGTEHSIRYKYMDMISRMYGESFTGTLAAWCRERGVEYIGHLIEDNNAHARLGYGAGHFFRAIWEQDMSGIDVVLNQIMPGMDKGTFKSMTAKGWDGEFFHYGLAKMGTSLGHLDPKKNNRTLCEVYGAYGWAEGIKLMKWITDHMLVRGVTHFVPHAFSPKEFPDPDCPPHLDARGHNPQYRFMRELFNYLNRVSHLLNGGEHVAPVGLLYHAEAEWLGDYMLFQKPARELMQHQIDFDVIPVDLIVEAEPEGNEYKINGKAFRVLVIPYAEALPQRLLTQVKTLTDAGIPVYFMDGLPVRNEYGEAVDPLLLAGAAIKKLSDFAVQLQEEGISDIRTSEFQPYLRYYHYQQKDGNLYMFFNEDPYRIIETKVTLSTGKQIAAYDGFDNRLKSIPQTLENGKRIVSLKLHPYESIVVFESEEAVEAGRETVNELANIHGPWNISFSTAEAYPHFSSQIVLDSLQDISRLEGRERFSGTVRYELSIDLEEEVEDVRIDLGRVYEVAEVTINGRDLGVKICPPYIVEVGDALRKGKNEIIIEVTNNLGKQEQDFLSQYMIQEPTGLFGPVRLLKSYLAE; from the coding sequence ATGAAAAGGCTGACTGATGTCTTGGAAAATAAGCAGGACAATTATATTTTTCCGCTGTTTTGGATTCATGGTGAAGAAGAAGAGATTCTCAGAGAAGCCGTAGGTAAAGTTCAGGATGCCGGCATTCAGGCTTTGTGTGTGGAGTCCAGACCACATCCGGATTTTGTTGGTGAGCTTTGGTGGAGGGATATGGATATCATCATGGATGAGGCTCGCAACCGGGGCATGAAGGTGTGGCTTCTGGATGACTCTCATTTTCCTACAGGTTATGCCAACGGTAAAATCGTTTCTGAATATCCGCAGCATGCCAAAAAATATTTAAAAATTCATCAATTGGATTTTGTGGGCCCTCTGAAGGACTCCTCTTTTCTGGTGAAATGGGGCAGCCCCGGGAATCGGATGAGTCTTGATTTGAAACCAGTCCCGATTCAGGATGAAATTCTGGGGATCGTTGCTGCTCGTCGAACTGGAGAGAACAGCGTAGATCCTTTAACCCTGCAGGATGTGACCTCTTTTGAGAAAAACGGAGTTTTGTATTGGGACATACCGGAAGGGGATTGGCGGATATTTATTATGCTGCAGACAGTGCATGGGGGAGAACCCCATACGGATGGATATTTAAACCCGCTAGATCCGGAAGCGGTAAAAGTATTGATTGAGGAGGTGTATGAACCTCATTACCAGCATTATAAACATGATTTTGGAAAAACGTTCGCCGGCTTTTTCTCGGATGAGCCGCGTTTTGGAAATATGCATGGCGCGTTTGGGGCCATCGGCAGAGCCGAAATGGTTTTCCCCTGGAAAGAAGGACTTCTCGAAAAATTTACACCTGAGGAGCGGCTTCAGCTTCCGCTGCTGTCCACGGTAGAGGGGCAAGGAACCGAGCACTCGATTCGCTATAAATATATGGATATGATCAGCCGTATGTACGGTGAGTCCTTTACTGGTACATTAGCAGCCTGGTGCCGCGAGCGTGGTGTTGAATATATCGGTCATCTGATCGAAGACAACAATGCGCATGCTCGCCTTGGCTATGGAGCCGGACATTTCTTCAGAGCCATTTGGGAGCAAGATATGTCCGGTATTGATGTGGTGTTAAATCAAATTATGCCTGGTATGGACAAAGGGACGTTCAAATCTATGACGGCTAAAGGATGGGACGGCGAGTTTTTCCATTATGGACTTGCCAAAATGGGCACATCCTTGGGGCACCTCGATCCCAAGAAAAACAACCGCACCCTGTGTGAAGTATACGGAGCCTATGGTTGGGCGGAAGGCATTAAGCTGATGAAATGGATAACGGATCATATGCTGGTCCGGGGCGTCACCCATTTTGTTCCTCATGCTTTTTCGCCGAAGGAATTTCCGGACCCTGATTGCCCGCCACATTTGGATGCGAGGGGACATAATCCGCAATATCGGTTCATGAGGGAGCTGTTCAACTACCTCAACCGTGTCAGCCACCTGCTGAATGGAGGGGAGCATGTTGCTCCTGTAGGGCTGCTTTATCATGCGGAAGCGGAGTGGCTTGGGGACTATATGCTGTTCCAAAAGCCTGCCCGTGAGCTTATGCAGCATCAAATTGACTTTGATGTGATTCCTGTCGATCTGATTGTAGAAGCTGAACCCGAGGGAAATGAATACAAGATCAATGGGAAAGCATTCAGGGTTCTCGTCATCCCCTATGCGGAAGCTTTGCCGCAAAGACTGCTGACGCAAGTCAAGACACTTACGGATGCCGGCATCCCGGTCTATTTTATGGACGGATTGCCAGTACGTAATGAGTACGGGGAAGCGGTAGATCCTCTGCTTCTGGCAGGAGCAGCTATTAAAAAATTAAGCGATTTTGCAGTCCAGCTACAGGAGGAAGGAATTAGCGATATCCGGACATCGGAGTTTCAGCCTTATCTTCGTTACTATCACTATCAGCAGAAGGATGGGAATCTGTACATGTTCTTCAATGAAGATCCTTACCGGATCATTGAGACAAAGGTAACTTTAAGCACTGGGAAGCAGATTGCCGCTTACGATGGCTTTGACAACCGTCTGAAGTCCATTCCTCAAACCTTGGAAAATGGAAAAAGGATTGTCTCTCTCAAGTTGCATCCATATGAGTCGATCGTGGTATTTGAAAGTGAAGAGGCTGTTGAAGCAGGCAGAGAAACAGTAAACGAACTGGCAAATATCCACGGCCCATGGAACATTTCCTTTTCGACGGCTGAAGCTTATCCTCATTTTTCATCCCAAATTGTTCTGGACTCGCTTCAGGATATCTCCAGATTGGAAGGGCGTGAACGATTCTCCGGAACAGTACGTTATGAGCTGTCGATCGATCTAGAAGAAGAAGTCGAAGACGTCCGAATCGACTTGGGTCGTGTATATGAGGTGGCTGAGGTAACAATCAACGGTCGAGATCTGGGAGTGAAAATCTGTCCACCTTATATCGTTGAAGTTGGAGATGCACTGCGTAAGGGGAAGAATGAAATCATTATTGAAGTCACTAACAACCTCGGCAAGCAGGAGCAGGATTTCTTGTCCCAATACATGATTCAGGAGCCGACAGGGCTGTTTGGACCGGTGCGTTTATTGAAATCATATTTAGCAGAGTAG
- a CDS encoding ABC transporter substrate-binding protein, which translates to MQRSLKVIFLLILAMVLGLTACSKGGSSASGPDGKVNLTMTIWGSENEKKIYQERLDIVKQTYPDINVKLNLVAGDYDQKVQTMIAGGTALDIMMIAENYQAYASKKQIIALDDMIQTNNVNMSERYSEDIMNLMKYDGKQYGMPDRAGAMILFYNKDLFDKAGVKYPSKDWTQQDLMDAAQKLTVKENGKTIQWGYYPGSWWPQWMQLIYQNGGSLFDQEGKPTFNTEPVRNALQFMNDLTFKYGVGPTPTEIADMGNIGADPLFAQGKIAMETTGFWNIGSLAKVEGINWDIASIWGETNAFFNGFTITNASEHKEEAFKVIEALTTLNGQMPLIKAGQDAPATKAGLSSDEFLNAEYGGKKINMAAFSESKIYAEPFNPKWNEMMKLINDKLSVYFNNKASLDDTVTQIQSGMEKLYP; encoded by the coding sequence TTGCAAAGAAGCTTGAAAGTAATTTTCTTATTGATTCTGGCCATGGTATTAGGTCTGACGGCTTGCAGTAAAGGGGGGAGCAGTGCATCCGGGCCCGACGGCAAGGTAAATCTGACGATGACCATCTGGGGTTCGGAGAATGAGAAGAAAATCTATCAAGAGCGGCTGGATATCGTGAAGCAGACCTACCCGGATATCAACGTGAAGCTGAATCTGGTGGCCGGGGATTACGATCAGAAGGTACAGACCATGATCGCTGGGGGTACAGCGCTGGACATCATGATGATTGCTGAGAACTATCAAGCATATGCCTCCAAAAAGCAAATTATTGCGCTGGACGATATGATCCAGACGAACAATGTGAATATGTCGGAACGCTATTCCGAGGATATTATGAACTTGATGAAGTATGATGGCAAGCAGTACGGTATGCCGGATCGGGCGGGAGCGATGATCCTCTTTTACAACAAGGACTTATTTGACAAGGCTGGAGTGAAATATCCATCTAAGGACTGGACCCAGCAGGATTTAATGGATGCAGCCCAGAAGCTGACGGTCAAAGAGAACGGCAAGACCATTCAATGGGGGTACTATCCAGGCAGTTGGTGGCCGCAGTGGATGCAGCTGATCTATCAGAACGGCGGCTCTCTGTTCGACCAAGAGGGTAAGCCTACCTTTAACACGGAACCTGTGCGCAATGCCCTGCAGTTTATGAATGACCTTACCTTCAAGTACGGCGTCGGACCGACACCAACGGAGATTGCCGACATGGGCAATATCGGGGCTGACCCTCTGTTTGCCCAAGGCAAGATCGCTATGGAAACCACCGGTTTCTGGAACATTGGCTCGCTCGCAAAAGTGGAAGGCATCAACTGGGATATCGCTTCCATCTGGGGTGAGACGAATGCATTTTTCAACGGCTTCACGATTACGAATGCATCCGAGCATAAGGAAGAAGCCTTCAAGGTCATTGAGGCACTGACGACACTGAACGGCCAGATGCCATTAATTAAGGCGGGGCAGGATGCACCAGCGACCAAGGCGGGGCTATCGAGTGACGAATTCCTCAATGCCGAATATGGAGGCAAAAAAATCAATATGGCAGCCTTCAGCGAATCGAAAATCTACGCGGAGCCCTTCAATCCGAAATGGAATGAAATGATGAAGCTGATCAATGATAAGTTGAGTGTCTACTTCAACAATAAGGCGTCACTAGACGATACGGTGACCCAGATTCAGAGTGGGATGGAGAAACTATACCCGTAA
- a CDS encoding AraC family transcriptional regulator, producing the protein MYREELRQRLMEMSESELRHKKDPDSGLQMYEKMRKTTRASEEPVYIFEFDNDSLHSQRNSKFPENAFNKLQISQMSIRQHSRYSKIPVHIHNYVEINYVYAGQCKQLINGQHITLHEGDLCMLDTNVPHTILETTEEDIIINFIMLKPFFTTSFLSRLASTGIISQFIINAVSQIQDHNRYIIFHTDNEISFKETMENLMCESFDPNMYSKEIIDSYMVIMFSKLLQTFQGNQEKQYIENPSRTNLIEILKYLEEHYKEATLAATAKHFNFHPNYLSAYLRKATGRTFKEMIQIQRLTSAAMLLTNTSLTVNEVANEVGYNNLGFFYKKFTSFFNQTPSDYRKKYR; encoded by the coding sequence ATGTATCGTGAAGAGCTCAGGCAACGTCTTATGGAAATGTCGGAAAGCGAACTTCGGCATAAAAAGGACCCCGATAGCGGGCTTCAAATGTACGAAAAAATGAGAAAAACGACTCGTGCATCCGAAGAGCCAGTGTACATATTTGAATTCGATAATGACTCGCTTCACAGTCAACGGAATTCAAAATTCCCGGAAAATGCCTTTAACAAATTACAAATCTCCCAAATGTCGATTCGCCAGCATTCCAGATACTCCAAAATTCCCGTTCACATTCATAACTATGTGGAGATTAATTATGTTTACGCCGGTCAGTGTAAGCAGCTAATTAATGGGCAGCATATCACCCTTCATGAAGGTGATCTTTGTATGCTCGATACCAATGTGCCCCACACCATTTTAGAAACAACAGAGGAAGATATCATTATAAATTTCATTATGCTTAAGCCCTTTTTTACAACTTCTTTTTTAAGCAGGCTGGCAAGTACAGGGATTATTTCCCAATTCATTATCAATGCAGTTTCCCAGATTCAGGACCATAACCGCTATATTATTTTTCATACCGATAACGAAATCTCTTTTAAAGAAACCATGGAGAATCTGATGTGCGAATCATTTGATCCCAACATGTACTCCAAGGAAATCATCGATTCCTATATGGTAATCATGTTTAGCAAGCTTTTGCAGACATTCCAAGGGAATCAGGAAAAACAATACATTGAAAATCCTTCCCGCACCAATCTGATTGAAATTTTGAAGTATCTCGAAGAACATTACAAGGAAGCAACATTAGCTGCTACAGCTAAGCATTTCAACTTCCACCCCAACTATTTGAGTGCTTATCTAAGGAAAGCCACAGGCAGAACATTTAAGGAAATGATTCAAATCCAGCGATTAACAAGCGCGGCCATGCTTCTAACCAACACTTCATTGACGGTTAACGAAGTAGCTAATGAAGTCGGTTATAACAATCTCGGATTTTTCTATAAAAAGTTCACTTCCTTCTTCAATCAAACACCCAGCGATTACCGTAAAAAATACAGATAG
- a CDS encoding YjjG family noncanonical pyrimidine nucleotidase, with translation MKYEVILFDVDDTLFDFKKAERHALHHTFTQFGLPQGATEYKASYDEINSTLWREAEEGHITSAELRVERFKRLFAAHELDFNPDAFSAAYLRYLGEGAFLIDGAVEICELLSNCRLAIITNGIKEVQTSRIQLSPLSHVFEEVIISEEVGCQKPQAAIFEYAFTKLAVSDKSKVLMVGDSLTADIQGGNNYGIDTCWFNPAGKANTSGIQPTFEIKSLMELANIVISEGHVLNLTAPKI, from the coding sequence ATGAAATACGAAGTTATTTTATTTGATGTCGATGATACACTATTTGATTTTAAAAAGGCAGAGCGTCATGCGCTACATCATACGTTTACCCAATTCGGCTTGCCACAAGGGGCTACAGAGTATAAGGCCAGCTATGATGAAATCAATAGTACGCTGTGGAGGGAAGCAGAGGAAGGACATATTACTTCGGCGGAGCTGCGAGTGGAGAGGTTCAAGCGATTGTTTGCTGCTCATGAGCTGGATTTCAATCCAGATGCTTTTAGTGCTGCTTATTTACGTTATTTGGGTGAAGGAGCCTTTTTGATTGACGGAGCGGTTGAAATATGTGAGCTGCTGTCCAACTGTCGGTTGGCGATCATTACGAACGGGATCAAGGAGGTGCAAACCTCCCGAATTCAGCTTTCACCGTTGAGTCATGTGTTTGAAGAGGTGATTATTTCCGAGGAAGTGGGTTGCCAAAAGCCACAAGCCGCTATTTTTGAATATGCATTTACAAAGCTGGCCGTTTCGGATAAAAGCAAGGTTCTCATGGTCGGTGATTCGCTAACTGCGGATATCCAGGGAGGGAACAATTACGGAATTGATACCTGCTGGTTCAACCCTGCCGGGAAAGCAAACACATCTGGAATTCAACCAACTTTTGAAATAAAAAGCTTGATGGAACTAGCGAATATTGTAATTTCAGAAGGCCATGTGTTGAATCTTACAGCACCTAAAATCTAG
- a CDS encoding carbohydrate ABC transporter permease, producing the protein MSNPSTAEKAISYIFLILVGVLLASPFLYMISIALASDATTIKLAFTFVPREFEWSNFYTIFTNNNLGTYLENSVMITMFTIIGSVLSASVVSYGFARIQAKGSRFLFIVLLSTMMIPGEVTMVPQFIIFRHLDWINTFYPLIVPSFFAGAFNVFLIRQFVMSIPRSLDEAAMIDGMGHPGIYWKIIMPLTYPILAAIAIFSFSWNWGNFMGPLIYINDPEKMPLALGVQLLTTVSGGQLPPWNLVMIASLFLTIPMVLVYLLGQRYVYEANISGGSSGIK; encoded by the coding sequence ATGAGTAATCCATCCACCGCGGAGAAGGCCATCTCCTACATTTTTCTGATTCTTGTTGGCGTGCTCCTCGCTTCGCCATTCCTCTACATGATCTCCATAGCCCTGGCTAGTGATGCGACAACGATTAAGCTGGCATTTACCTTCGTTCCGAGAGAATTCGAGTGGTCCAACTTCTATACCATCTTTACAAACAATAACCTGGGCACTTATCTGGAAAATTCGGTTATGATCACCATGTTCACCATTATCGGCTCGGTGCTGTCGGCTTCGGTCGTATCATACGGCTTTGCACGTATACAGGCCAAGGGCAGTCGGTTCCTGTTCATCGTGCTGCTCAGCACAATGATGATCCCGGGTGAGGTAACAATGGTCCCGCAGTTCATCATCTTCCGTCATTTGGACTGGATCAACACGTTTTATCCGCTGATTGTGCCGAGCTTTTTTGCCGGTGCGTTTAATGTGTTCCTGATCCGGCAGTTCGTAATGAGCATACCGAGGTCGCTGGATGAAGCCGCCATGATCGACGGCATGGGACATCCGGGGATCTACTGGAAGATTATCATGCCACTGACCTATCCAATTCTGGCCGCCATCGCTATCTTCTCGTTCTCGTGGAACTGGGGGAACTTCATGGGGCCACTCATCTACATCAATGATCCGGAGAAAATGCCGCTTGCACTGGGTGTGCAGCTCCTCACCACAGTAAGTGGTGGACAGTTGCCTCCATGGAATCTCGTGATGATTGCATCGTTGTTCTTGACCATTCCAATGGTGCTGGTCTATCTATTGGGACAGCGTTATGTATATGAAGCCAATATTAGTGGAGGCAGCAGTGGCATTAAGTGA